A stretch of Pyrenophora tritici-repentis strain M4 chromosome 7, whole genome shotgun sequence DNA encodes these proteins:
- a CDS encoding Mucin domain containing protein, producing MAAMTESRQQVYVSDGFSEPMSAQHNFANHFDLNDPDRAMSEYQRIMHEHTKRQLTTATDSARRRSGASSSNDSVRSNSS from the exons ATGGCCGCCATGACTGAGTCTCGCCAACAAGTCTACGTCTCCGATGGCTTCTCTGAGCCCATGAGCGCTCAGCACAACTTTGCCAACCACTTTGACCTCAACGACCCGGACCGAGCCATGTCTGAGTACCAAAG GATCATGCACGAGCACACCAAGCGCCAGCTCACCACTGCCACCGACTCGGCCCGCCGACGGAGTGGAGCCTCTTCATCCAACGACTCCGTCCGCTCCAACAGCTCATAA